A single window of Lutzomyia longipalpis isolate SR_M1_2022 chromosome 1, ASM2433408v1 DNA harbors:
- the LOC129786751 gene encoding 3-hydroxyisobutyryl-CoA hydrolase, mitochondrial isoform X2, with protein sequence MIISRAVRNSGIGVRYARRMGTTSENPQTVIAQEVGNAGVITLDRQKALNAINLDMVRQIYAAAKKFEQSKDLVIIKGAGEKAFCAGGDVRAVSYGPLEEAKAFFRQEYILNASIQAFRKPYVALIDGITMGGGVGLSVHGKYRVATERTLFAMPETAIGLFPDVGGGYFLPRLRGKLGMFLGLTGFRLKGRDVEKAGVATHYCESARIPELEEALTKCSTDGDVAATLAKFCPKDTSEFILNKHLAQIDECFSGATVEEILERLRKDNSEWAQKTLQGLAKMSPTSMKVSKKQIDLGANMTLPECLVMEYRLAVRHAQDSDLKEGVRALLVDRDNQPKWNPPTLEEVTDERVDSFFKPLPDDLKL encoded by the exons atg ATTATCTCACGGGCAGTCAGAAATAGCGGCATAGGTGTGAGATATGCCAGGAGAATGGGTACTACAAGTGAAAATCCTCAGACGGTAATTGCCCAGGAAGTTGGGAATGCCGGAGTGATCACGTTGGATCgccaaaaagctctcaatgcCATTAATTTGGACATGGTCAG GCAAATCTATGCGGCAGCTAAGAAGTTTGAGCAGAGTAAGGATCTTGTGATTATTAAAGGAGCTGGAGAGAAGGCTTTTTGTGCTGGTGGTGATGTTAGGGCTGTGAGTTATGGTCCCCTGGAGGAAGCTAAAGCCTTCTTCCGCCAGGAGTACATCCTAAATGCATCAATTCAAGCCTTCCGGAAGCCCTACGTGGCACTAATTGATGGGATTACAATGGGTGGTGGTGTGGGGCTCTCTGTGCACGGGAAGTACCGCGTAGCCACGGAGAGAACTCTCTTTGCCATGCCCGAAACGGCCATTGGACTCTTCCCTGACGTTGGAGGCGGATACTTCCTCCCCCGTCTCCGTGGGAAGCTGGGAATGTTCCTCGGGCTCACGGGATTCCGTCTCAAGGGCAGGGATGTGGAGAAAGCCGGCGTTGCGACGCACTACTGCGAAAGTGCCCGGATCCCAGAACTCGAGGAAGCTCTCACCAAGTGCTCCACCGATGGGGATGTTGCAGCAACACTGGCTAAATTCTGCCCCAAAGACACCTCTGAATTCATCCTGAACAAACATCTCGCTCAGATTGATGAGTGCTTCAGTGGGGCAACAGTTGAGGAAATCCTGGAACGCCTCCGGAAGGATAATTCAGAGTGGGCACAGAAAACGCTGCAGGGATTGGCAAAAATGTCTCCGACGAGTATGAAGGTCAGCAAGAAGCAGATTGATTTGGGGGCCAATATGACACTTCCGGAATGCCTCGTGATGGAGTACAGACTTGCGGTGAGACACGCCCAAGACAGTGACCTCAAAGAAG GTGTTCGCGCGTTGCTGGTGGACAGAGACAATCAACCAAAATGGAACCCTCCAACCCTGGAAGAGGTCACCGACGAGCGGGTGGATTCCTTCTTCAAGCCACTTCCGGATGATTTGAAATTGTAA
- the LOC129786751 gene encoding 3-hydroxyisobutyryl-CoA hydrolase, mitochondrial isoform X1, with protein sequence MIISRAVRNSGIGVRYARRMGTTSENPQTVIAQEVGNAGVITLDRQKALNAINLDMVRQIYAAAKKFEQSKDLVIIKGAGEKAFCAGGDVRAVSYGPLEEAKAFFRQEYILNASIQAFRKPYVALIDGITMGGGVGLSVHGKYRVATERTLFAMPETAIGLFPDVGGGYFLPRLRGKLGMFLGLTGFRLKGRDVEKAGVATHYCESARIPELEEALTKCSTDGDVAATLAKFCPKDTSEFILNKHLAQIDECFSGATVEEILERLRKDNSEWAQKTLQGLAKMSPTSMKVSKKQIDLGANMTLPECLVMEYRLAVRHAQDSDLKEGVRALLVDRDNQPKWNPPTLEEVTDERVDSFFKPLPDDLKFPTDILQAKL encoded by the exons atg ATTATCTCACGGGCAGTCAGAAATAGCGGCATAGGTGTGAGATATGCCAGGAGAATGGGTACTACAAGTGAAAATCCTCAGACGGTAATTGCCCAGGAAGTTGGGAATGCCGGAGTGATCACGTTGGATCgccaaaaagctctcaatgcCATTAATTTGGACATGGTCAG GCAAATCTATGCGGCAGCTAAGAAGTTTGAGCAGAGTAAGGATCTTGTGATTATTAAAGGAGCTGGAGAGAAGGCTTTTTGTGCTGGTGGTGATGTTAGGGCTGTGAGTTATGGTCCCCTGGAGGAAGCTAAAGCCTTCTTCCGCCAGGAGTACATCCTAAATGCATCAATTCAAGCCTTCCGGAAGCCCTACGTGGCACTAATTGATGGGATTACAATGGGTGGTGGTGTGGGGCTCTCTGTGCACGGGAAGTACCGCGTAGCCACGGAGAGAACTCTCTTTGCCATGCCCGAAACGGCCATTGGACTCTTCCCTGACGTTGGAGGCGGATACTTCCTCCCCCGTCTCCGTGGGAAGCTGGGAATGTTCCTCGGGCTCACGGGATTCCGTCTCAAGGGCAGGGATGTGGAGAAAGCCGGCGTTGCGACGCACTACTGCGAAAGTGCCCGGATCCCAGAACTCGAGGAAGCTCTCACCAAGTGCTCCACCGATGGGGATGTTGCAGCAACACTGGCTAAATTCTGCCCCAAAGACACCTCTGAATTCATCCTGAACAAACATCTCGCTCAGATTGATGAGTGCTTCAGTGGGGCAACAGTTGAGGAAATCCTGGAACGCCTCCGGAAGGATAATTCAGAGTGGGCACAGAAAACGCTGCAGGGATTGGCAAAAATGTCTCCGACGAGTATGAAGGTCAGCAAGAAGCAGATTGATTTGGGGGCCAATATGACACTTCCGGAATGCCTCGTGATGGAGTACAGACTTGCGGTGAGACACGCCCAAGACAGTGACCTCAAAGAAG GTGTTCGCGCGTTGCTGGTGGACAGAGACAATCAACCAAAATGGAACCCTCCAACCCTGGAAGAGGTCACCGACGAGCGGGTGGATTCCTTCTTCAAGCCACTTCCGGATGATTTGAAATT